The Mesorhizobium sp. M1D.F.Ca.ET.043.01.1.1 genome contains a region encoding:
- a CDS encoding AlpA family phage regulatory protein produces MNAFDVRPTLDAPDDDLYLWLEDVEGERALAWAAGQSAKTLKHFSGTQFERDRATLKAGLFPKRRRISPGRVAWLESDIRAWMETRSESRTA; encoded by the coding sequence ATGAACGCATTTGATGTCCGTCCAACGCTGGATGCTCCCGACGACGATCTCTATCTTTGGCTTGAAGATGTGGAAGGCGAGCGGGCACTTGCCTGGGCCGCCGGCCAGTCGGCAAAGACCCTGAAGCACTTCAGTGGAACGCAGTTCGAGCGCGACCGCGCGACTCTGAAGGCAGGCCTGTTCCCTAAGCGGCGTCGCATCTCCCCCGGCCGAGTCGCATGGCTTGAATCCGATATCAGGGCTTGGATGGAAACTAGATCTGAGAGCCGCACCGCATGA